In Scophthalmus maximus strain ysfricsl-2021 chromosome 5, ASM2237912v1, whole genome shotgun sequence, the sequence ttAAATCATCAATGTTTTTATCTTCAGGTGCCAATGTACATAGAATGGTGAAAACCCCAGGGGGATATTTCACGAATAAGGAAATTGAAAAGGTAGGCTCAATGTCCTTAACAGAACTTCATGTACTTTATCTACAGTCTGCGAACTCAACTGTCAGACTCAATACATAACTAAGAAACgatcaaatgtaaacagtaACTAGAAGGCATactaaacaataaataattaaactttATTCTCTTGTTTAGGCcatggaaaaacacaagccTGTCCTGTTTTTCCTCACACACGGAGAGTCCTCTGCTGGCCTCTGTCACCCAGTAGATGGCATTGGAGACATCTGCAGAAAGTGAGGCACATTCTGCATTGCcccctttaaaacaaaacataaatcacacAGTTGGCTATATAGTTACAAAGCATCATGTTTTCTCGCTGCTCACTGTCATACCTCCCGCAGACATAATTGCCTCTTTCTGGTCGACACGGTCGCTTCACTTGGGGCTGCGCCAATTTTTATGGACAAACAAAGTAAGGAAATGATGAAAGATACAAATGAATCTGCTTGCTACTTTGCACTTGAGTGTGATATAATCTTCTTCTTCCCTACTCTCTCAGATATTGACATTCTGTACACTGGTTCTCAGAAGGCTCTGAATGCACCTCCTGGCACAGCCCCCATCTCTTTTAATGAGAGAGCATGGTAAGAAAAgactctgtggtgtgtgtgtgtgtgtgtgtgtgtgtgtgtgtgtgtgtgtgtgtgtgtgtgtgtgtgtgtgtgtgtgtgtgtgtgtgcatgtgtaccTGCACGTATGTTTCCAGATACGAGTCCTAAATTGTCACAACTGccaaaaagaatagaaaaaatcAGAacttaaaagaaacacaagctctttgtctctgttgccCCTCACAGCCACAAGATGtttaacaggaagacaaaaCCGATATCCTACCTCTTTGACATGACATATTTATCCAACTACTGGGGTTGTGATGGCAAACCAGCCAGAACGTAAGTCTGCTGCGGCCGATTGATTTACAGGCTCAAGAGTCATTCTGCTGCATTCATGCCTATTGTACTCATACCCACTGAAACTTAACTTTAACTGTTACTTTAATTGCAGATGGTTTCTAAACCAACTGTTGTAGAATTAAAGTTTGAAAAGTTtgcagtagagctgcaacagttaatccattaattgATTTGTAATCGATTAcaaaattaattgccaactatcttgataatcaattaataggttcaagtagttcttataggaaaaaaaagtcaaaaatctccgatttcagattcttaaatgtgaatattttctcgtTTCTTGAGCTTTGggaaacaacatcaacattttttacaattttatgacattttatggaccaaacaactaatccatttaccgagaaaataatcgtcagattaatcgattatgaaaataatcattagttgcagccctacttggGAGTCAATGTGCTTAGAAAGGTTCATCATATAGTCTATAGCACCAGTGTTTGTTAATCAAGTGAGTTCTGGGTTTCAGATACCACCACACTGGTCCAGTGTCTGGATTCTTCGCCCTAAGAGAGAGTCTGGCGATTCTTGCTGAAAGGGTAAAGGGGCCTTTTGCCACTTTCTTTCTAGTCATATAGTCTTTACTTTGAAACAGGGATGATGGTACTACTCACCTTACACATATACCACACAAATTATTAACTGTGAACTCACCACCAACTGCAAGAACCTTCCCTCATCCGTCTTATCGCCACGAACCGCGTCACTCCTCTACTTCCTCTAGGGGCTGGAGGAGTCCTGGAAGAAACACAAGGAGGTGGCAGCCTATCTGTACAGAGGACTGGAAGACCTGGGCCTCCAGCTCTTCATTCCTGAAAGGGTAAGGCAGACGTACTACAGATTAAAAACCTGATGTTTCGAAGAACAACAAATGCATTGTGCCAAACAAAATGGATATTCTATAGCACTGGAGAAGgacataaaagtaaaagttacaAATATGAGTGTGTATCCCTCTGTAGATGTGGGCCTTCCCGGTTGGTGTTGCCCTGTTCTGACCtcaaggatttaaaaaaaaatttaaatgatgtaACATGTCGTGCAGGATTTGAGGCTTCCTTCTGTCACCACCATTGCCATCCCCAACGGCTACGACTGGAGGGAGATGTTGGTCTACATCATGAAACACCACCAGATGGAGATGACTGGAGGCTTGGGCCCTTCCATTGGCATGGTGAGCTGTCTGTGGCATTTTATCCCTGTACAGGAAAATAAATGGTTTCATCTTTAAATACatagaaagaaggaaagaaaaaaaaagaataatgccAGGTAATTGAATTTGAATGGTTCAAACGGGAGCAACGTCATCAGTCGGGTGTTTTCAATAGCTTCCTGAATCACGCTGCTGAGTCACTGTGGACTCTGATGTGCCGTATTCTCTGTCGCCCTTCTCATTAGGTGATGAGGATCGGATTGATGGGATACAACTGTGAGAAGAGTAATGCTGACATGGCACTGAACGCCCTGGCAGACGCTCTCAAGAACTGCAAAAGGAGCAAAGCCTAACAGACCAGATTCCCCACCTGCAGGAAGGACGTCTGGGACAGTGCATACCTTTTAGTAATGTGCGCGTGTGCTTTTGACTGCagatattttattaaaacaacaagTAGGCTagttttgaaataataaataaaaagctgatGTTGCCCTGTGGTCCATGCTGTGTGCACTGAAACATGTCAATAAAATATGCTTTATTTTATCAAACCTGCTTCAGAGTGTGTGGAAAATAACAGAATTTCAGACTTACCAGCAGAAATCTGGAAATGTTaacctcagttacatttctcaaacaatttcttcttctttcttttcttttttttacattcctgtGGTGCttaactacatttcccatgatgctccTCTGTCCCTCTATATAAGCACGTCACATCGACACAGTCTCATTCTAATTTAGTGACAGTCACTCCTGTCAGGTGCATGCAGTCCTACTAGCTGTCGTCTTTATTAATGGCGAGTCCTGTGAATCACCCGGGTAGGTTCACTgttaaattttaattttgagACCGAGAAATATTAAATCCATGTCACGTTGACCGACACTTTTGTTTAAAGTGTCACTAGAGGCAGTGTCGCTGACTGAGGTTTCACCTGTGGGCTTTACTGACCAACGTGGTGCGTTTACGGTCCGACCTGTTTTGAAAATTGAGAGAAGTCACCTAGCGGCAGAGAGCCTGTCGTCCTGAGGTGACCTAGTGTGCACGTAAACCAACGAGTCCTCCAGTGGACGTGGTGACGGCTACGTTATCCAAACGAGTTGAAGTCAGTCACCTTCGTCTATGTTTCTAACACCGGCTTCTGCGTCGGCTTCCTTTTCAAGCGCTTAAGCTTTTGCCAGAGCCGAGATTTGCGACagcggaagtccaaaatgtttgctcGTCACGTGACTCGTGTGGACCTCTGATAGTTCCCCTTAGTTTTTTGGCGcgcaattagaatccattatgcagagcgacagaactgcgatttttggttTTTAGCAATCAATCAAtgaatgtatcgatttacaatatagcagaccgacttgccatgtagttactctatgAAGTTAGTCAATACggggtttttttacttttttttttctttcatacgcatgttgatttgattcaggtGTGCTGATGATCTACAATCTGATAATTTAAACGATCCATGACTcaattctgctgctactctaatgcgctgctcaTCACTTCCGGCATTGCTGGGGAAAAATGGTCAATTGGAGTGAACGcagttgtcgctactctcttttgcttcttcttctcattctttAGAAACCCCACAGCAGTTCGGCAGGTTAATTCAACGGTTGTCTACAGGAGTTTCAACAAAA encodes:
- the agxtb gene encoding alanine--glyoxylate and serine--pyruvate aminotransferase b, with the translated sequence MQRSLFSRGALLAQQAAAAALDGPLAARSAPLLQRLERSMSSVTIPPPACMLRPLETPMRYLFGPGPSNVPPRILAAGSRPIIGHMHPEMYEVMNDIKRGIQYAFQTENNVTIAMSGSGHAAMECAVFNTVEPGESVLIGVNGIWGERVAEIAERMGANVHRMVKTPGGYFTNKEIEKAMEKHKPVLFFLTHGESSAGLCHPVDGIGDICRKHNCLFLVDTVASLGAAPIFMDKQNIDILYTGSQKALNAPPGTAPISFNERACHKMFNRKTKPISYLFDMTYLSNYWGCDGKPARTYHHTGPVSGFFALRESLAILAERGLEESWKKHKEVAAYLYRGLEDLGLQLFIPERDLRLPSVTTIAIPNGYDWREMLVYIMKHHQMEMTGGLGPSIGMVMRIGLMGYNCEKSNADMALNALADALKNCKRSKA